Sequence from the Corallococcus sp. EGB genome:
ATCGAGCGCCCGCAGCGACGCCGTCACCTCCTCGGCCGTGCGCCAGGTGAGGTCCGTCCGCTTCGTGAGCCCCAGGTTCAGCGCCATGCGGCCGATGTGCGTGTCCAGCGGCACGAGCAGCACCGACGGTGGAACCTGCTTCCAGATGCCGAAGTCCACCGCGTCCGGCCCGCGCACCATCCAGCGCAGATACAGGTTGAGGCGCTTCGCGGCCCCCGGTCCCAGCGGCGAGGGCAACAGGTGATGCAGCCCCCGCTCCGGTCCCAGCGCCTGGCGAAGCGCGTCCATGGGCACGTCCCGCAGCGCCGCGGTGAAGGCCGCGAGCGCCCCGTGGAGCGTGCCGTTCGCCTTCCAGCCCTGGACGAAGAGGGCCTCCAGGCTGCCGTGCTCGCGCAGCGCCCGGCCCATGCCCATGAGGAGCACGGCCAGGTCGGTGCCCACGTTGAAGCGGTACACGAAGCCCGTGAGCAGCGCCTTCGCGCCCTTCACCTCCAGCGCGCGCACGAAGGCCGCGGGCGACGGGCCCATCTGTCTGAGGAGCGCGTCCACCTTCGGGCGGAAGAGGTCCGCGCGCCCGTAGGCCAGCGCCGCCGCGAGCAGCGCGCTGACCTCCACGTCGCGTGGATCCGTGTAGCGGTGGGGGAACTCCACCGGGTCGAACCCGATACGCGCGGTTTGATCCGTGGACGCCAGGAAGGCATCCAGGCGGGGGCGCAGGCGGTCGGCCGCCTGGGCGCTCAAGCCGGGATGCGCGGCCCGGCGCTTCTTCGTCTCACGGGCTTTCACGTGTCGGTGGGAACGCGGCGCCAGGCCGCGTCCTTCCAGTCCAATCCTAACGCGTGAGCTCGCGCACCGCGTGGCCCAGCTCCGGGAGGATGAGCGCGTCCAGCGCCAGCTTCACCGCCTGGGGCGAGCCCGGCAGCGCGAAGAGGATCATCCCCTGGTACGTGCCCGCCGTGGCGCGAGACATCATCGCGGGGCTGCCGATGCGCTGGAACGACAGCATGCGGAACAGCTCGCCGAAGCCGGGCAGCTCCTTCTCGAAGAGCGCGCGCAGCGTCTCCACCGTGCAATCGCGGCGGCCAATGCCCGTGCCGCCCGTGAAGAGCACCGCGCGGGCCCCCGCCGCCTGCGCCTGCGCGAGCGCGCCCCGGATGGCCTCCGGATCATCCTTCACCACCGCGTGCCCGGCGACGGTGTGCCCCGCGGCGGACAGACCGTCGCGCAGGTCCTTCCCGCTGCGGTCGTGCGACGCGTCCCGGCTGTCCGAGCACGTCACCACGAACGCGCTGACGTGCACGGGCGCGCGCGACTTGTGCTCCGCCGCCACCGCCGAGCCTTCGTGCGAATGCCCGTGGTCATGGTCATGCGAGTGGTCGTGCGAGTGCCCGTGGTCGTGCGAGTGCCCGTGGTCGTGAGAATGGCCGTGGTGATGATGGTGATGGCCGTGGCCATGACCGGGGTCATGGTCGTGTTCGTGTCCGTCGTGTCCCATGGTGGACGCTCCTGAAGAAGGGGGGCGGGGCGAGGAGGCTCAGACGTCCGGCAGGTCGACGACGAGATTCCCGTCCTCGACCGCGAGCTGCACCGTCGGCTGGTCATCACAGACGCCGGGAGAGGTCGCGTTCTTGCCTGTGTCCATGTCGAAGCCGACCTCATGGCAGGGGCACACGACCATGTTGTCCTCCAGGCGTCCGCCCGACAGCAGACACCCCGCGTGGTTGCACCAGTCGTCGAGGCCCTTGTAGCGGCCGTGGATCTTCGCGATGCAGACGTTGCGCTTGCCGATTTCGTAACCCCGCATCTCCCTCTCGGCGAAGTCCGCGGGGCCCAGCTTGATCTTCGTCATTGCGTTCCTTTTCCCACAACCCGTGCGGGCCTGCACCCCTGTTCCCCCGGCATTAATTTCCCGACCGTGACTCCCGACGTGACACCCTCCACCGCCGTGCTCACCGACAAGGCGGCCGTTGCCCAGGTCCTCCGGGACATGTCCCTCTTGCTCCAGCTCCAGGGGCAGAGCGGCTTTCGCGTCCGCGCCTATGACATCGCCGCGGACCGCATCGCCAACCTGCCGCAGGACCTGGGCGCCGTCGTCGCCGAGGGCCGCCTGCAGGAGCTCCAGGGCATCGGCCCGGGGCTCGCCGACAAGCTCACCGAGCTGGTGACGACCGGCCGCATGACGGCCTTCGAGGAGCTGAAGGCCCGGTTCCCTGCCGGCCTGCTGGAGCTGATGAAGCTGCCGGACGTGGGGCCGAAGAAGGTGGCCGCCCTGTGGAGTGAGCTCCAGGTCGGCAGCGTCGAGGACCTGGAGCGCGCCTGCCGCGACGGCCGCGTGCGGGAGCTCAAGGGCTTTGGCGCCAGGAGCGAGGCGAAGCTCCTGGACGGCATCGCGGTGTACCGGCGCGCCAGGGGCGAGCGGAAGCTGCTGGGCGAAGCGCTCCCCATCGCGGAAGGACTGCTGGAGCTGATCCGCCAGGCCCCGGGCGTGGTGCGCGCGAGCCTGGGCGGCAGCGTGCGCCGGCGCGCGGAGACCGTGGCCGACGTGGACCTCATCGCGTCCGCGAAGGAGGCCGGCCCGGTGTTGGACGCGCTCGCGAACGCGCCGGGCGTGGCCACGGTGATTGGCAAGGGCGACAGCAAGTGCTCCGTGCGCATG
This genomic interval carries:
- a CDS encoding TIGR02757 family protein, translated to MRPRLDAFLASTDQTARIGFDPVEFPHRYTDPRDVEVSALLAAALAYGRADLFRPKVDALLRQMGPSPAAFVRALEVKGAKALLTGFVYRFNVGTDLAVLLMGMGRALREHGSLEALFVQGWKANGTLHGALAAFTAALRDVPMDALRQALGPERGLHHLLPSPLGPGAAKRLNLYLRWMVRGPDAVDFGIWKQVPPSVLLVPLDTHIGRMALNLGLTKRTDLTWRTAEEVTASLRALDPEDPVRYDFALCHYGMSGACPAKTLPRHCERCSLLPSCKVGPRVVARGSLQF
- a CDS encoding molybdenum cofactor biosynthesis protein B, whose amino-acid sequence is MHVSAFVVTCSDSRDASHDRSGKDLRDGLSAAGHTVAGHAVVKDDPEAIRGALAQAQAAGARAVLFTGGTGIGRRDCTVETLRALFEKELPGFGELFRMLSFQRIGSPAMMSRATAGTYQGMILFALPGSPQAVKLALDALILPELGHAVRELTR
- a CDS encoding Rieske 2Fe-2S domain-containing protein, giving the protein MTKIKLGPADFAEREMRGYEIGKRNVCIAKIHGRYKGLDDWCNHAGCLLSGGRLEDNMVVCPCHEVGFDMDTGKNATSPGVCDDQPTVQLAVEDGNLVVDLPDV